A genomic window from Quercus lobata isolate SW786 chromosome 10, ValleyOak3.0 Primary Assembly, whole genome shotgun sequence includes:
- the LOC115964957 gene encoding uncharacterized protein LOC115964957, translated as MRQLMRRIEEYKRLEDDRLQSRGKAPYLRRSRQGIAPTRPKKDFRLQEPEVQVEGINLAFKEPVHKILDQIKNESFFRWPNKMKGDPSRRIQNLYCTYHRDKGHTTEQCRVLKDHLGQLVKAGHLKEFVVDSTSQEAGQGGQLKRNSLPPPQGVIEVIHATSRGTVTAKRVLTVACTGGDSSKKKKRVEGPTISFGEDDLEGTVQPHDDALVVTARIGGFLVKRVMIDQGSGADVMYPDLFEGFGLKTQDLAKYDTPLVSFDGRVVIPEGQISLPVDMEGKGIIVTFIIVRSFSPYTAILRRPWIHTMKAVPSTLHVKVKFPTKYEVAEVRGNQQVARQCLVAAIRWKSELVGQAEQTEKETS; from the coding sequence atgaggcaacttatgagacgcatagaggagtacaagCGCCTGGAAGATGATCGACTGCAGAGCAGGGGGAAGGCTCCGTACCTTCGGAGATCTCGGCAAGGCATTGCGCCGACAAGACCGAAAAAAGACTTCAGACTGCAGGAACCAGAGGTGCAAGTTGAAGGAATTAATTTGGCGTTCAAAGAGCCCGTGCACAAAATCTTAGATCAGATCAAAAACGAgtcattcttcaggtggccaaaCAAAATGAAGGGCGATCCATCTCGGAGAATccaaaacctatactgcacctaCCATAGAGACAAGGGACATACAACCGAACAGTGTCGGGTTCTAAAAGATCACCTCGGGCAGCTAGTGAAGGCAGGGCACCTGAAAGAGTTTGTAGTGGACTCCACAAGCCAAGAAGCTGGCCAGGGTGGCCAACTGAAAAGGAACTCCCTCCCGCCTCCGCAAGGGGTAATCGAAGTGATCCACGCAACATCAAGAGGAACGGTAACAGCAAAGAGGGTATTGACGGTGGCTTGCACGGGAGGAGATTcgtccaaaaagaaaaagagagttgaAGGGCcgaccatctcgttcggagaagacgatttGGAAGGGACGGTCCAACCTCAtgatgatgctttggtggtgacggCTCGGATAGGCGGGTTCCTGGTGAAGAGAGTAATGATTGACCAAGGAAGTGGGGCTGATGTCATGTACCCAGACCTCTTCGAAGGGTTCGGATTGAAGACTCAGGATTTGGCGAAATATGATACCCCGCTGGTCTCATTTGACGGGAGAGTCGTAATTCCCGAGGGACAAATCTCTCTCCCGGTGGACATGGAAGGTAAGGGAATTATTGTTACCTTCATAATAGTCCGGTCATTCTCGCCATATACTGCGATCCTGAGGAGGCCGTGGATTCACACAATGAAGGCTGTACCGTCCACCCTCCACGTGAAAGTGAAATTTCCCACTAAGTATGAAGTTGCCGAGGTGAGGGGAAACCAACAAGTGGCAAGGCAGTGTCTTGTCGCCGCGATCAGGTGGAAAAGTGAGTTGGTCGGACAAGCTGAGCAGACCGAGAAAGAAACTTCATAG
- the LOC115964956 gene encoding uncharacterized protein LOC115964956: MLWGHLEQLVKIGKLKQFLYQPNEHSSQAGLGAQRDTSIRPFLGTIKVILATSERTGSRPSRVLSIAQPFIEDLPPDSKRSRVEVRPTLSFSNEDKVGTLQPHNDALVVTLRIGGYDVKRVLKDQGSGAKIMYLDLFRGLKLGLEDLTCYNSPLIGFDGKIVFPRGQIRLPIQAESEVVEVNFIVVDTYSPYTAIVVRPWLHALGAMSSTLYLNVKYPSGDRVEELVGS, encoded by the coding sequence ATGTTGTGGGGTCATTTGGAGCAATTGGTTAAAATTGGGAAGCTAAAGCAATTCTTGTATCAACCCAATGAGCATAGTAGTCAGGCAGGGTTAGGGGCTCAAAGAGACACTTCTATAAGACCCTTTTTAGGTACAATTAAAGTCATTCTTGCTACTTCAGAGAGAACGGGTTCTCGGCCATCCAGGGTGCTATCAATAGCTCAGCCATTTATCGAAGACTTACCTCCTGATTCGAAGAGGAGTAGAGTGGAGGTCCGACCAACTTTAAGCTTCTCCAATGAGGATAAAGTTGGAACCTTGCAACCACACAATGATGCCCTGGTGGTTACCCTCAGGATAGGAGGATATGATGTAAAGAGGGTGCTGAAAGATCAAGGCAGTGGTGCAAAGATCATGTATCTTGACCTATTTAGGGGACTAAAGCTGGGGCTCGAGGATCTAACCTGCTATAACTCCCCTCTAATAGGGTTTGATGGGAAGATTGTCTTCCCGAGGGGCCAAATTAGACTACCTATTCAGGCAGAGTCAGAAGTCGTGGAAGTGAATTTCATCGTAGTAGATACCTACTCCCCCTATACTGCTATTGTGGtaagaccttggcttcatgccctGGGAGCCATGTCTTCCACCCTTTACTTGAACGTGAAGTACCCATCGGGGGACCGGGTCGAGGAGCTAGTCGGAAGCTAG